Proteins co-encoded in one Populus trichocarpa isolate Nisqually-1 chromosome 10, P.trichocarpa_v4.1, whole genome shotgun sequence genomic window:
- the LOC7464582 gene encoding protein ASYMMETRIC LEAVES 2 isoform X1 — translation MRRRWKMASSSNSPCAACKFLRRKCQPECVFAPYFPPDQPQKFSNVHKVFGASNVTKLLNELHPSQREDAVNSLAYEADMRLRDPVYGCVGVISLLQHQLRQLQIDLSCAKSELSKYQNLGITGHAGSLIAAAAAAATATATTHHHHHPQNLGINLIGAGGGSRDHHYHHQFFPKDQQQMMRSFDAGSNYDASLLAMNVSASIGQLSHFQQPRAAAGDDRRTIDPS, via the exons ATG AGGAGAAGGTGGAAGATGGCTTCGTCGTCGAATTCTCCGTGTGCTGCCTGTAAGTTTCTGCGCCGTAAATGTCAACCTGAATGTGTCTTTGCTCCCTACTTCCCACCTGACCAGCCACAAAAATTCTCTAATGTCCATAAAGTTTTTGGGGCAAGCAATGTCACAAAACTTCTCAACGAATTGCACCCTTCTCAGCGTGAAGATGCTGTCAATTCCTTGGCCTATGAGGCTGACATGCGCCTCCGTGACCCAGTTTATGGCTGCGTTGGAGTCATTTCACTCCTTCAGCACCAACTTCGCCAACTGCAGATAGATCTTAGCTGTGCAAAATCAGAACTCTCCAAATATCAGAACTTGGGCATCACTGGCCATGCTGGATCACTAATTGCGGCCGCAGCAGCTGCAGCGACAGCCACGGCAACAACCCATCATCACCACCATCCGCAAAACCTTGGGATCAATTTGATTGGAGCAGGAGGTGGAAGTAGGGATCACCACTACCACCATCAGTTTTTTCCAAAGGATCAGCAACAGATGATGAGAAGCTTCGATGCTGGGAGTAACTATGATGCAAGCCTTCTTGCAATGAATGTCTCTGCAAGTATTGGACAACTTAGTCATTTCCAGCAACCTAGAGCCGCTGCTGGGGATGACCGCCGCACCATTGACCCCTCTTAG
- the LOC7464582 gene encoding protein ASYMMETRIC LEAVES 2 isoform X2, producing the protein MASSSNSPCAACKFLRRKCQPECVFAPYFPPDQPQKFSNVHKVFGASNVTKLLNELHPSQREDAVNSLAYEADMRLRDPVYGCVGVISLLQHQLRQLQIDLSCAKSELSKYQNLGITGHAGSLIAAAAAAATATATTHHHHHPQNLGINLIGAGGGSRDHHYHHQFFPKDQQQMMRSFDAGSNYDASLLAMNVSASIGQLSHFQQPRAAAGDDRRTIDPS; encoded by the coding sequence ATGGCTTCGTCGTCGAATTCTCCGTGTGCTGCCTGTAAGTTTCTGCGCCGTAAATGTCAACCTGAATGTGTCTTTGCTCCCTACTTCCCACCTGACCAGCCACAAAAATTCTCTAATGTCCATAAAGTTTTTGGGGCAAGCAATGTCACAAAACTTCTCAACGAATTGCACCCTTCTCAGCGTGAAGATGCTGTCAATTCCTTGGCCTATGAGGCTGACATGCGCCTCCGTGACCCAGTTTATGGCTGCGTTGGAGTCATTTCACTCCTTCAGCACCAACTTCGCCAACTGCAGATAGATCTTAGCTGTGCAAAATCAGAACTCTCCAAATATCAGAACTTGGGCATCACTGGCCATGCTGGATCACTAATTGCGGCCGCAGCAGCTGCAGCGACAGCCACGGCAACAACCCATCATCACCACCATCCGCAAAACCTTGGGATCAATTTGATTGGAGCAGGAGGTGGAAGTAGGGATCACCACTACCACCATCAGTTTTTTCCAAAGGATCAGCAACAGATGATGAGAAGCTTCGATGCTGGGAGTAACTATGATGCAAGCCTTCTTGCAATGAATGTCTCTGCAAGTATTGGACAACTTAGTCATTTCCAGCAACCTAGAGCCGCTGCTGGGGATGACCGCCGCACCATTGACCCCTCTTAG